One window from the genome of Lutra lutra chromosome X, mLutLut1.2, whole genome shotgun sequence encodes:
- the LOC125091550 gene encoding translation initiation factor IF-2-like — MLEVLELQKKKRHEGKESLTATVWPRPAQAPGNSRTSTASVNGSLLGTRETVSLHRPRWQASRSSCGQEPAGGGGGWDPPTLTPSSLSGERACLISQQPQRPGLPPCSLTACASEGDAAPGTCPQTPAVTAAPPPGATASPDAAGRPCGETGPEGGASGWPQPCTAALPLRAEGCRLPGRAAAFQTASETGGCRRAACKTRAEPGASGRPWPAGGPPPGREGHEQRRLRGGCRVRPAPRPSPARFRSRLQRPRGPKARVLAGTGCALCSAVPASQTTFREGSRQRAVPGRPLSPVAPRAAPAPTPKPVPL; from the exons TGACAGCGACCGTTTGGCCCAGACCAGCGCAAGCCCCCGGGAATTCCAGAACCAGCACCGCGTCTGTGAACGGCAGCCTGCTGGGGACCCGAGAAACAGTAAGTCTCCATCGGCCCAGGTGGCAAGCCTCGCGCTCCAGCTGCGGTCAGGAACcagcaggtggtggtggtggctgggACCCGCCCACCTTGA CTCCCAGCAGCCTCAGCGGCGAGCGGGCCTGCCTCATCTCCCAGCAGCCTCAGCGCCCCGGGTtgcctccctgctccctcacTGCGTGCGCCTCAGAGGGTGACGCGGCGCCTGGGACTTGCCCGCAGACCCCAGCCGTCACAGCAGCCCCGCCGCCAGGGGCAACCGCGTCCCCCGACGCCGCTGGACGCCCCTGCGGGGAGACTGGCCCGGAAGGAGGGGCCTCCGGGTGGCCGCAACCCTGCACCGCGGCGCTGCCCCTGAGGGCGGAGGGCTGCCGCCTCCCAGGGCGCGCCGCCGCCTTCCAGACCGCGTCGGAGACAGGAGGCTGCCGCCGCGCCGCGTGCAAGACACGCGCAGAGCCGGGCGCTTCTGGGCGGCCCTGGCCCGCCGGCGGGCCGCCGCCTGGGCGCGAGGGCCATGAGCAGCGGCGCCTGAGGGGAGGCTGCCGGGTGCGCCCCGCGCCGAGACCGAGTCCTGCCCGTTTCAGATCCCGCCTGCAGCGCCCTCGGGGGCCGAAGGCTCGCGTCCTCGCGGGGACGGGCTGCGCCCTGTGCTCCGCTGTCCCCGCGTCGCAGACCACGTTCCGGGAAGGCTCGCGGCAGCGCGCAGTGCCTGGGCGCCCGCTGAGCCCTGTGGCGCCCCGGGCAGCCCCGGCACCTACCCCGAAGCCCGTTCCCTTGTGA